The following coding sequences lie in one Flagellimonas eckloniae genomic window:
- a CDS encoding type IX secretion system membrane protein PorP/SprF: MEVKLPLFSKYIIAFRFKWFFSLLVCCIFFSKIGAQESNPYVSYDVPFQNLLKFNRFLINPTFSAVREDKSYVNLFHRSQGADFNDNNQNYFLSYSGRINDRIGLGVSLYNQQEGVISNLGVMANYSHGIQLGQKSNLSFGVNIPYYVSSFDPDRAITVDEDPLLNDASQNSIISFQPGLNLSLGKFDFGVFAQNLVDYNMRSGKSLTDFNEKTFSGHIQFAHEFKNGAGIFEDGRLLPLARARFEGAQDPIFGGGLILDLPKLGWIQGGYDQFYGASAGTGFNLNRRLSFGYNFEKNINNNLTNLGVTHEVSIAFSFVPILSRNSIASTDDSTREPIEGTFVADTKKHKKTPKNKLDAETTLRPTNKEDLAFWEEQVKLLKAQQDDNYAVINELIFKMDSLEENRQRDMEKRFEMVMRMVERKTDNKRPDIEEAAQKLYLAKHKDLDSIARSLETTQLAENSSSKTDQESKNKKGSFSGGAFKPIEKFINLDGVGKGHYIVANVFKNERYLKSFMAQLKAKGLNAKYFKNPDNGLNYVYLAMYQENELAYQAYRSKMEGKYSDEIWIMHVDNPRYSNWADTKFMDNE, from the coding sequence ATGGAAGTAAAACTACCCCTATTTTCCAAGTATATCATTGCGTTTCGTTTTAAATGGTTTTTTTCGCTACTTGTATGCTGCATTTTTTTTAGTAAAATTGGCGCGCAAGAAAGTAATCCATACGTAAGCTATGACGTACCATTCCAAAATCTATTAAAGTTCAATAGGTTTTTGATAAATCCTACTTTTTCAGCAGTTCGAGAAGATAAATCCTATGTTAACCTTTTTCATAGAAGTCAAGGAGCTGATTTTAACGACAATAATCAAAACTACTTTCTGAGCTATAGTGGTCGTATTAATGATCGTATTGGACTTGGAGTAAGTCTTTATAATCAACAGGAAGGCGTGATTTCCAATCTGGGGGTAATGGCAAATTATTCCCACGGTATTCAATTGGGCCAAAAAAGCAACCTCAGTTTTGGGGTAAATATTCCTTATTATGTCAGCAGTTTTGATCCTGATAGGGCAATTACCGTGGATGAAGATCCTTTGCTGAACGATGCTTCACAAAATTCCATTATTTCCTTCCAACCAGGGCTTAATCTTTCCCTTGGAAAGTTTGATTTTGGCGTTTTTGCACAAAACTTGGTGGACTATAACATGAGGTCGGGAAAATCTTTGACTGATTTTAATGAGAAGACCTTTTCTGGACATATTCAATTTGCCCATGAGTTTAAAAATGGAGCAGGTATTTTTGAAGATGGACGTTTATTGCCTTTGGCCAGAGCTAGGTTTGAAGGAGCTCAGGACCCTATTTTTGGAGGTGGTCTTATTCTTGATTTACCAAAGCTGGGATGGATTCAGGGAGGATATGACCAATTTTATGGTGCTTCAGCAGGTACCGGTTTCAATTTAAATAGGAGACTTTCCTTTGGCTATAATTTTGAGAAGAATATCAATAACAATTTAACAAATCTTGGTGTTACCCATGAGGTTTCCATAGCTTTTTCGTTTGTTCCCATACTTTCAAGAAACAGTATTGCGTCAACGGATGATTCCACTAGAGAACCTATTGAAGGAACTTTTGTGGCAGACACAAAAAAGCATAAGAAAACTCCCAAAAACAAACTAGATGCGGAGACAACCCTTCGTCCAACAAATAAAGAAGACCTCGCTTTTTGGGAAGAACAAGTCAAACTATTGAAAGCTCAACAGGATGACAACTATGCCGTAATCAATGAGTTGATTTTTAAAATGGATTCGTTAGAGGAAAATAGACAGCGCGATATGGAAAAGCGGTTTGAAATGGTGATGCGAATGGTAGAGCGCAAGACCGATAACAAACGCCCAGACATTGAGGAGGCTGCGCAAAAATTATATTTGGCCAAACACAAGGATTTGGATTCCATAGCAAGATCTTTGGAAACTACACAGTTAGCGGAAAACTCAAGTTCCAAAACAGATCAGGAATCTAAAAATAAAAAGGGCTCGTTCTCCGGAGGTGCTTTTAAACCTATTGAAAAGTTCATAAATCTAGATGGAGTAGGAAAAGGGCACTACATTGTGGCCAATGTCTTTAAAAATGAGCGGTACTTGAAAAGTTTTATGGCTCAACTTAAAGCTAAGGGATTGAATGCCAAGTATTTTAAAAACCCTGACAATGGCCTTAATTATGTTTATTTGGCAATGTATCAGGAAAATGAACTGGCTTACCAGGCATATCGTTCTAAGATGGAAGGCAAGTACAGTGATGAAATTTGGATTATGCATGTAGACAATCCAAGGTATTCAAATTGGGCGGACACCAAGTTTATGGACAATGAATAA
- a CDS encoding FMN-binding negative transcriptional regulator, with amino-acid sequence MYIPHYYKNENLAEIKDFLINNSFGILVNQTDGRPYATHIPLELDRNEQGKDVLVGHIAKANPQWKAFSDITEVLCIFNGPHAYVSSSWYKEEEVPTWNYIAVHVYGKLSVLNEKDTMKSLHKLVHKYEKDSKNPISLDDMSPKTLRQVKGVVGFQVEITEIQAAYKLSQTRTEDHPKITSELHEKEDAGSKAIAKKMIERKS; translated from the coding sequence ATGTATATCCCACATTACTACAAAAATGAAAATCTAGCTGAAATCAAAGATTTCTTGATCAATAACAGCTTTGGCATTTTGGTTAATCAAACAGATGGAAGACCTTATGCTACACATATTCCTTTGGAGTTAGATAGGAATGAACAAGGAAAAGATGTTCTTGTAGGGCATATTGCCAAGGCGAATCCGCAATGGAAGGCATTTAGTGACATAACCGAAGTCTTGTGTATTTTCAACGGTCCCCATGCATATGTATCATCTTCATGGTACAAGGAAGAGGAAGTTCCCACTTGGAACTATATTGCGGTGCATGTTTATGGAAAATTAAGTGTTCTCAATGAAAAAGATACCATGAAATCTCTTCACAAATTGGTGCACAAATATGAAAAGGATTCTAAAAACCCTATTTCTCTTGATGATATGTCTCCAAAAACTCTAAGACAAGTGAAAGGAGTTGTTGGTTTTCAAGTTGAAATCACAGAAATTCAAGCAGCATACAAACTCTCTCAAACACGTACAGAAGACCATCCAAAAATTACTTCCGAGCTTCATGAAAAAGAAGATGCCGGAAGTAAAGCTATTGCTAAAAAGATGATTGAACGTAAATCCTGA
- a CDS encoding DUF3500 domain-containing protein — MKKYILWLFCIIVFPSFGQSDSDPVVAFLKSLNVAQLEKTQFPFETETRQNWHFLPASMWERPGIQIGKLNSSQSKLFHTMLKSHLSLSGYEKTIRIIDLENVLAELSGNTHMRDSKKYHVAIYGYPKKDAVWGWSFEGHHISLNFTVVDDKVSYTPRFFGASPAIIKSGTRKGERTLATEQDLALELINQLNEVQKAKAIFREKAFRDNVSSNFSTVTPLETVGISVSELTDNQQQMISELIFEYLSAMPEELAKMRMENLKKEEFGNIHFGWAGETEIGKPHYYRIQGKTFLVEFDNTQENANHIHSVWRDFDGDFGRDLIKEHYKNSHH; from the coding sequence ATGAAAAAGTATATTCTATGGTTATTTTGCATCATTGTCTTCCCATCCTTTGGGCAGTCAGATTCAGACCCTGTAGTGGCTTTTTTAAAATCGCTCAATGTTGCGCAACTCGAAAAAACCCAATTCCCTTTTGAAACTGAAACACGTCAAAACTGGCATTTTTTACCTGCATCCATGTGGGAAAGACCTGGTATTCAAATTGGAAAATTAAATAGTTCCCAATCCAAATTATTCCATACGATGCTAAAAAGCCATTTAAGTCTTTCGGGCTATGAAAAAACCATCAGGATTATAGATCTTGAAAACGTTCTTGCGGAACTTAGCGGAAATACCCACATGCGCGATTCTAAAAAATATCATGTTGCGATCTATGGCTACCCAAAAAAAGATGCAGTTTGGGGATGGTCTTTTGAAGGGCACCATATTTCCTTAAACTTTACTGTTGTTGACGATAAAGTTTCCTATACTCCTCGTTTTTTTGGAGCGAGTCCGGCAATCATAAAATCCGGTACTAGAAAAGGTGAGCGCACTTTGGCAACGGAACAGGATTTAGCACTGGAACTAATCAACCAGCTAAATGAAGTTCAAAAAGCAAAAGCTATTTTTAGGGAAAAGGCCTTTAGAGATAATGTTTCAAGTAACTTTTCAACAGTTACACCTCTTGAAACCGTTGGAATTTCTGTATCGGAATTAACGGATAATCAACAACAAATGATTTCTGAACTTATTTTTGAATACCTATCCGCAATGCCAGAAGAATTGGCAAAGATGCGCATGGAGAACTTAAAAAAAGAAGAGTTTGGGAATATCCACTTTGGATGGGCTGGAGAAACCGAAATAGGTAAACCCCATTATTACCGCATTCAAGGAAAAACGTTTTTGGTTGAATTTGATAATACCCAGGAAAATGCAAATCATATTCATTCTGTTTGGCGTGATTTTGATGGAGACTTTGGAAGGGATCTGATCAAGGAACATTATAAAAACTCACATCATTAA
- a CDS encoding hydrogen peroxide-inducible genes activator, translated as MTITQLQYVLAVAEYKNFTLAAEKSFVTQPTLSMQVQKLEDELDVLIFDRSKKPISITEVGKKIVAQAKNIVAEAERIKDIVDQDKGFIGGDYTIGIIPTVMPTLLPMFLNTFIKKYPKVNLIIKEQPTDTLIRNLLDGHLDAGIAATPLEIEFIKERPLYYEPFVGYVPKNHRLSSKELLTTEDLDVNDILLLQDGHCFRDGVINLCKSPKNQHEEQFKIESGSFETLVSLSDEGMGMTLLPYLNTLELDQKKKSSLRQFKNPSPAREISLIYHKSELKIQITEALKEVISGVVRGAIAFQDVKIISPLGKN; from the coding sequence ATGACCATAACGCAATTACAGTACGTTTTAGCTGTTGCTGAATATAAAAATTTCACCCTTGCTGCTGAAAAGAGTTTTGTTACCCAGCCTACGTTGAGCATGCAGGTGCAAAAACTTGAGGATGAACTCGACGTTTTAATATTTGATCGAAGTAAAAAACCCATTTCAATAACAGAGGTAGGTAAAAAAATAGTTGCGCAGGCTAAAAATATAGTTGCCGAAGCAGAGCGCATTAAGGACATTGTTGACCAAGACAAGGGATTTATAGGAGGGGATTACACCATAGGAATCATCCCTACCGTAATGCCAACACTATTGCCAATGTTCCTTAATACTTTTATTAAGAAATACCCCAAGGTGAACCTGATCATAAAGGAACAGCCAACTGATACATTGATTCGGAATTTATTGGACGGTCATTTGGATGCTGGAATAGCGGCTACTCCTTTAGAAATTGAGTTTATTAAAGAGCGTCCTCTTTATTACGAGCCGTTTGTGGGGTATGTTCCAAAAAACCACCGCTTATCCTCCAAAGAACTTTTGACCACTGAAGATTTAGATGTGAATGATATCCTTTTATTGCAGGATGGACATTGTTTTAGAGATGGCGTCATCAATCTATGTAAATCTCCAAAGAACCAACACGAAGAGCAGTTTAAAATTGAAAGTGGAAGTTTTGAAACCTTGGTAAGTTTATCGGATGAAGGAATGGGCATGACATTATTACCTTATTTGAATACTTTAGAGCTTGATCAGAAAAAAAAGTCGTCCTTAAGGCAATTTAAAAACCCCTCCCCTGCACGGGAAATAAGTTTAATATATCATAAGAGTGAACTTAAAATTCAAATTACGGAGGCTCTGAAGGAAGTAATTTCAGGAGTTGTGCGAGGTGCCATTGCCTTTCAAGACGTAAAAATAATTAGTCCCTTAGGAAAAAATTAA
- a CDS encoding DUF2141 domain-containing protein codes for MKTLTLTLTFLLVSFLSIAQETTGINIKVSITNVASNEGKVMVGLHTADTFMKGPGMRNLESKIENGTVSFTFKDVTPGTYAVMALHDTNENGRMDFEANGMPKESYGLSGNDMSFGPPSFSTAQFEANEEDLEFEIRF; via the coding sequence ATGAAAACTTTGACACTAACACTAACTTTTCTTCTTGTTAGCTTTTTAAGCATCGCCCAAGAAACAACAGGTATTAACATTAAGGTCTCCATTACCAATGTTGCCAGCAATGAAGGCAAGGTAATGGTTGGCCTGCATACAGCTGACACATTTATGAAGGGCCCAGGAATGCGGAATTTGGAAAGTAAAATTGAGAATGGAACCGTTTCCTTCACTTTTAAGGACGTAACACCAGGAACTTATGCGGTAATGGCTTTGCATGATACCAATGAAAATGGTAGAATGGATTTTGAGGCAAATGGAATGCCTAAAGAAAGTTATGGACTATCTGGCAATGATATGTCTTTTGGACCTCCTTCTTTTTCCACTGCGCAATTTGAAGCTAATGAAGAAGATTTAGAATTTGAAATCAGGTTCTAG
- a CDS encoding GNAT family N-acetyltransferase, with the protein MSENLRIVAYTETYKDAFKTLNEEWILKYFKIEEMDRIALNNPKKYILDKGGYIAVALLDDEPVGVCALIHCDYPGFDYEMAKMGVSPKVQGRGIGKLLAEHIIAKARFQGAKRLYLESNKVLKPAISLYRKLGFVQIHGAKSPYERSDIQMELLL; encoded by the coding sequence ATGAGTGAAAACCTAAGAATAGTGGCGTACACTGAAACTTATAAAGATGCTTTTAAAACACTTAATGAAGAGTGGATTCTCAAGTATTTTAAGATTGAGGAAATGGACCGTATTGCTCTCAATAATCCAAAGAAATACATTCTTGACAAAGGGGGCTATATTGCTGTTGCCCTATTGGATGATGAACCTGTTGGTGTATGTGCTTTAATACATTGCGATTATCCTGGATTTGACTATGAAATGGCTAAAATGGGGGTATCACCCAAGGTACAAGGGAGGGGCATAGGAAAACTGCTAGCCGAGCATATTATTGCAAAAGCGAGATTCCAAGGAGCAAAAAGACTATATCTTGAAAGTAATAAAGTATTAAAACCAGCTATTAGTTTGTATCGTAAATTAGGGTTCGTACAAATTCATGGGGCCAAGTCTCCTTATGAGCGCAGCGATATTCAAATGGAACTTCTTTTATAA
- a CDS encoding TonB-dependent receptor: MKNHILLVITFFNFSILLAQTTISGIVTDTKNIPIVGANVYLEGTYDGASTDESGTFNFETSETGTQTLVISMLSYDAHYEVGDVTYFKNLKINLLESINTLTGVTLTAGTFEAGDNSKVSVLKPLDIVTTAGAVGDFVGALQTLPGTTSVNEDGRLFVRGGSAEETQVFIDGLRVFQPFNATANNTPTRGRFSPFLFKGITFSTGGYSAEYGQALSSVLLLNTTDVPNQEKTDISIMSVGAGLSHTKIWGDQSLSINTSYINLAPYEALIPSDQGVKWNSPYESLAGEAVFRSKGDRSMFKLYTGFNYANLDIEQEDINFDDLVGFQLKNNNLYFNSSYKYFFENDWTLTSGAAISWDTNNIGLEEGAVDDKEAASHIKIKARKNFSSRFNLNFGSEVFVTNFDETFTDAMDESFTSNYEDRLFAGFLEADIFFSNHFAVKLGVRGENSSLLDDFTISPRVSLAYKPGEKGQFSLAYGDFYQNPLSEVAKFGQPLLSEKTSHYILNYQYVGDGKTFRAETYYKDYDNLVKFDTDLPQFNSIYSNSGDGYAAGLDLFWRDNKSIKNLDYWVSYSYLDTKRDYRNYLESATPNFAPKHNLSLVTKYWVDELRSQIGVSYSYGSGRPYDNPNTEEFLAETTRSFNSLSLNWAYLIDQQKILFFSVSNVLGFNNVSDYQYADTPNMNGVFDRRAITPPADSFFFVGFFWTISSDGKSNQLDNL, translated from the coding sequence ATGAAAAACCACATTCTTTTAGTAATCACTTTTTTTAACTTCAGCATTTTGTTGGCACAAACAACAATTTCAGGTATTGTAACCGATACTAAAAATATTCCCATTGTAGGGGCCAATGTATATTTGGAAGGAACCTATGATGGAGCTTCTACCGATGAAAGTGGTACATTCAATTTTGAAACCTCCGAAACGGGCACGCAAACCTTGGTGATTTCCATGCTGTCCTATGATGCGCATTATGAGGTTGGTGATGTCACCTATTTCAAAAATCTTAAAATCAATTTATTGGAATCCATAAATACCTTGACTGGAGTTACTCTAACGGCCGGGACTTTTGAAGCTGGCGATAACTCCAAAGTATCAGTGCTAAAACCTCTGGATATTGTAACAACGGCTGGTGCTGTTGGTGACTTTGTTGGAGCACTGCAAACGCTGCCTGGAACTACATCGGTAAATGAAGATGGCAGACTTTTTGTCCGCGGAGGATCTGCAGAAGAAACCCAGGTATTTATAGATGGACTCCGCGTTTTTCAACCATTTAATGCTACTGCAAACAATACGCCAACAAGAGGTCGATTTTCCCCATTTCTTTTTAAAGGAATTACGTTTAGCACCGGAGGGTATTCAGCAGAATATGGCCAAGCGCTATCTAGTGTGCTGTTACTGAATACTACAGATGTTCCAAACCAAGAAAAAACGGACATTTCAATAATGTCGGTTGGCGCGGGATTGAGCCATACCAAAATATGGGGAGATCAATCTTTGAGCATAAATACATCCTACATAAATCTTGCACCTTATGAAGCTTTAATACCTTCTGATCAAGGTGTAAAATGGAATAGTCCCTATGAATCCTTGGCTGGAGAAGCTGTTTTCAGAAGCAAGGGGGATAGAAGTATGTTTAAGTTGTACACTGGTTTCAACTATGCAAATTTGGATATAGAGCAAGAGGATATCAATTTCGATGATTTGGTCGGATTTCAATTAAAGAACAACAATCTATATTTCAACTCATCATACAAATACTTTTTTGAGAATGATTGGACTCTTACTTCTGGTGCTGCGATTTCATGGGATACCAACAACATAGGATTGGAGGAAGGAGCTGTTGATGACAAAGAGGCTGCGTCACATATAAAAATTAAAGCGAGAAAAAATTTTAGCAGTAGGTTTAACCTAAACTTTGGATCAGAGGTTTTTGTAACCAATTTTGATGAGACCTTTACGGATGCTATGGATGAATCCTTTACCAGTAATTACGAAGATCGATTGTTTGCAGGGTTTTTAGAAGCAGATATTTTTTTTAGTAATCATTTTGCCGTGAAATTAGGAGTCAGAGGAGAAAATAGTTCCTTATTGGATGATTTTACTATTTCGCCTAGAGTTTCATTGGCATACAAGCCGGGCGAAAAAGGTCAGTTTTCCTTGGCATATGGTGATTTTTACCAAAACCCATTATCAGAAGTGGCAAAGTTTGGGCAACCACTGCTTTCTGAAAAAACATCACATTACATCCTGAATTATCAATATGTTGGAGATGGAAAAACATTTAGGGCGGAGACATATTACAAAGATTATGACAATTTGGTGAAGTTTGATACAGATTTGCCCCAGTTTAATTCTATCTATTCAAATTCCGGTGACGGATATGCTGCTGGTCTTGATCTTTTTTGGCGAGACAACAAGAGTATTAAGAATTTGGATTATTGGGTTTCCTACTCATATTTGGATACAAAAAGGGACTATAGAAATTATTTGGAAAGTGCTACGCCCAATTTTGCTCCAAAACATAACCTTTCCTTAGTGACCAAATACTGGGTTGATGAATTGCGTTCCCAAATAGGCGTATCCTATTCATATGGTTCAGGAAGGCCATATGACAATCCAAATACCGAAGAATTTTTAGCTGAAACAACAAGGTCATTTAATAGTTTAAGCCTTAATTGGGCCTATTTAATAGATCAACAAAAAATCCTTTTCTTTTCAGTTAGTAATGTGTTGGGGTTCAATAATGTTAGCGATTATCAATATGCGGATACTCCAAATATGAATGGAGTTTTTGATAGACGCGCAATTACTCCTCCAGCAGATAGTTTCTTTTTTGTAGGCTTCTTTTGGACCATTAGTTCAGATGGAAAAAGCAATCAACTTGATAATCTGTAG
- a CDS encoding MBOAT family O-acyltransferase, translated as MLFNSLGFIVFLTVVLALYYAPLFNWTGKKTMLLLASYVFYGLWNPPLILLLWISTMVDWTAGNQLAKEERQNIRKLWLLLSMVVNLGFLAFFKYGDFLLENFVTAANSIGWDFQAQPMDIILPMGISFYTFQTMSYTIDIYKKKIDPAKTFLDFALYVTFFPQLVAGPIVRAKDLISQFYESKKATAQQFIWGLFLLTIGLFQKVVLADTLLSGTSDTVFGSKNILHGMDAWSGTLAFSGQIFFDFAGYSTCAIGIALMLGIVLPDNFMFPYASIGFRDLWKRWHISLSSWLRDYLYIPLGGNRHGITRMYVALMLTMLLGGLWHGAAWTFVVWGALHGIYLVGERLLKKVIPIKINAWNGILFALLTYTLVNFTWVFFRAREFSTAKNMVTSMLFLNDEGEKILGSFDIIKVFTVVALLFICHWFMRNTNMKEVSKKIHPWALGIVWAVMFILICIAQGSGEQFIYFQF; from the coding sequence ATGTTATTCAATTCATTAGGATTTATTGTCTTTTTGACAGTTGTATTAGCACTGTATTATGCTCCTCTTTTTAACTGGACAGGAAAAAAAACAATGCTGTTATTGGCCAGTTATGTCTTTTATGGGTTATGGAATCCGCCATTAATTCTGCTTCTATGGATTTCAACCATGGTAGACTGGACAGCAGGAAACCAATTGGCCAAAGAAGAACGACAAAATATTAGAAAATTATGGCTCTTGCTAAGCATGGTTGTAAATCTTGGGTTCTTGGCCTTTTTTAAATACGGGGATTTTTTACTGGAAAACTTTGTTACAGCGGCAAATAGCATTGGGTGGGATTTCCAAGCACAGCCTATGGATATTATTCTGCCCATGGGAATTTCGTTTTACACCTTCCAGACCATGTCCTATACAATTGACATTTATAAGAAGAAAATAGACCCCGCCAAGACCTTTTTAGATTTTGCGTTGTATGTAACCTTCTTTCCGCAACTAGTGGCGGGTCCAATTGTAAGGGCAAAAGATCTTATTTCACAATTTTACGAATCCAAAAAAGCCACTGCGCAACAATTTATCTGGGGTTTGTTTTTATTGACTATTGGATTATTTCAAAAAGTAGTGCTGGCAGATACGTTGCTGTCTGGAACTTCCGATACAGTTTTTGGCTCGAAGAACATTCTTCATGGAATGGATGCTTGGTCGGGCACACTTGCATTTTCAGGTCAAATCTTTTTTGATTTTGCCGGATATTCTACCTGTGCCATTGGCATTGCATTGATGTTGGGAATTGTTCTTCCTGATAACTTTATGTTTCCCTACGCTTCTATTGGTTTCAGAGATCTATGGAAACGTTGGCATATTTCCCTCTCTAGCTGGTTACGAGATTATTTATATATTCCTTTGGGTGGAAATAGACACGGGATTACCCGCATGTATGTTGCCTTAATGCTCACCATGTTATTGGGTGGTCTTTGGCATGGAGCTGCATGGACCTTTGTTGTTTGGGGCGCTTTGCATGGCATCTACCTGGTAGGTGAACGTTTGCTCAAAAAAGTAATACCCATCAAAATAAATGCTTGGAATGGGATTCTATTTGCCTTGTTAACCTACACTTTGGTAAATTTCACATGGGTATTTTTCAGGGCAAGAGAATTTTCCACAGCTAAAAACATGGTTACATCAATGCTGTTTCTGAATGATGAGGGTGAAAAAATTCTCGGGTCTTTTGATATTATCAAGGTATTTACTGTGGTTGCCCTTCTTTTTATCTGCCATTGGTTCATGCGCAACACCAACATGAAAGAAGTAAGCAAAAAAATACACCCGTGGGCATTGGGCATAGTTTGGGCTGTAATGTTTATACTTATCTGTATTGCACAAGGTAGTGGGGAGCAATTTATTTATTTTCAGTTTTAG